From Dictyoglomus sp. NZ13-RE01, one genomic window encodes:
- the rplQ gene encoding 50S ribosomal protein L17 has protein sequence MRHRKGYRKLSKPTPQRKALLKALLISLFKHGKIKTTYPRAKEVSKIAEKVITLAKEDSIHNRRLVQSLVQDRELVRKIFTDIAPKYKERNGGYLRILKAENRRGDAALTAVIELV, from the coding sequence AGGTTATAGGAAATTAAGTAAGCCTACTCCTCAAAGAAAGGCATTATTAAAAGCCTTATTAATTTCTTTATTCAAACATGGAAAAATTAAAACTACTTATCCAAGAGCAAAGGAAGTATCTAAGATAGCAGAGAAAGTAATAACTTTGGCAAAAGAGGACTCAATTCATAATAGGAGATTAGTACAAAGTTTAGTGCAAGACAGAGAATTAGTTAGAAAGATTTTTACAGATATAGCACCTAAATATAAAGAGAGGAATGGCGGATACTTGAGAATATTAAAGGCTGAAAATAGAAGAGGAGATGCCGCTCTTACCGCAGTAATTGAACTCGTCTAA
- a CDS encoding energy-coupling factor transporter ATPase, protein MIEIKNVTFVYQEGSTQEKVALRNINLEIPSPSFWAIIGANGSGKSTLARLINGLLIPAHGDVIVDGINTKEEDKIWQIRQKVGLVFQNPDNQIIGMTVEEDVAFGCENLGLSPEEIEERIAFALEAVDMEEYRNYPPHLLSGGQKQRIAIAGVLAMLPKYIILDEPTTMLDLRGRKEVLNIVKKLYLEKGISIILITHHMEEAVLAEKIVILNKGEIIDIGTPREIFCKEQEIKKCGLDLPLVTQLSNIIKSRGLDIPYPMLSIEEFERWL, encoded by the coding sequence ATGATTGAAATAAAGAATGTAACCTTTGTTTATCAAGAAGGGAGCACACAGGAGAAGGTAGCTCTAAGGAATATAAATTTAGAGATACCTTCTCCTTCTTTTTGGGCTATTATAGGAGCTAATGGTTCTGGTAAATCTACATTGGCGAGGCTCATAAATGGGCTTTTAATTCCAGCCCATGGAGATGTCATTGTTGATGGAATAAATACAAAAGAAGAGGATAAGATTTGGCAAATTAGGCAAAAAGTTGGACTTGTATTTCAAAATCCAGACAATCAAATAATAGGAATGACTGTGGAAGAAGATGTGGCTTTTGGATGTGAAAATTTAGGATTATCTCCAGAAGAAATAGAAGAAAGGATTGCATTTGCTCTTGAGGCAGTGGATATGGAAGAATATAGAAATTATCCTCCCCATCTCCTTTCAGGAGGTCAAAAGCAGAGAATAGCTATAGCTGGTGTTTTAGCTATGCTTCCTAAATATATCATTTTAGATGAGCCTACGACTATGCTTGATTTAAGAGGAAGAAAAGAGGTTCTAAATATTGTTAAAAAATTGTATTTGGAGAAGGGAATATCTATAATTCTTATAACCCATCATATGGAAGAGGCGGTGTTAGCAGAGAAGATTGTAATTTTAAATAAGGGTGAGATAATTGATATAGGAACACCAAGAGAAATTTTTTGTAAGGAGCAAGAGATTAAGAAATGTGGTTTGGACTTGCCTCTTGTTACTCAACTTTCTAATATCATTAAAAGTAGAGGTTTAGACATCCCTTATCCAATGTTGTCTATTGAGGAATTTGAGAGATGGCTTTAA